Proteins encoded in a region of the Pseudomonas viciae genome:
- a CDS encoding OmpA family protein, whose protein sequence is MRLYPQLSLRHFAAFLFLAVLALSGCQTAPQKGLTPAQVAVLKQQGFELTDDGWAFGLSGKVLFGSDVENLNPASTEIVERIGKALLGAGIERVRVDGHTDASGSQAYNEQLSIRRALSVSKVLIGVGMREENVQSRGLGSSKPVASNDTVDGRTENRRVAIVVIAD, encoded by the coding sequence GTGCGTTTATATCCTCAACTTTCCTTGCGGCACTTCGCCGCGTTTTTGTTTCTCGCCGTCCTGGCCCTGAGCGGTTGCCAGACTGCACCGCAGAAAGGGCTTACCCCGGCGCAAGTGGCCGTGCTCAAACAGCAAGGGTTCGAATTGACTGACGATGGCTGGGCCTTTGGTCTGTCAGGCAAGGTGCTGTTCGGCAGCGATGTGGAAAACCTCAACCCGGCCAGCACCGAGATCGTCGAGCGAATTGGCAAGGCGCTGCTGGGGGCTGGAATCGAGCGGGTACGCGTCGATGGCCACACCGACGCCTCGGGTTCTCAAGCCTATAACGAACAACTGTCGATACGTCGCGCCCTTAGCGTGAGCAAAGTATTGATAGGCGTAGGCATGCGTGAAGAAAACGTCCAATCACGCGGTCTCGGTAGCAGCAAGCCAGTCGCATCCAACGACACGGTCGATGGGCGTACCGAAAACCGTCGCGTCGCCATCGTGGTCATCGCCGACTAG